A window of Festucalex cinctus isolate MCC-2025b chromosome 6, RoL_Fcin_1.0, whole genome shotgun sequence contains these coding sequences:
- the LOC144021065 gene encoding suppressor of cytokine signaling 1-like: MVHNVVVQWRFPHNRMVRDKLNRTVRKKKNAKQQNPDQAPLEPATPQRVQSAEQKRDAAEETLHCSHLYRLHLSDDQLETWCRSGAEAVNLPTHIRPFTSPEEYQLVKRTHKQLQHSSFYWGAMNMEEAHKILKMASPGTFLIRNSGQPDVFFTLSYHSDDGPTSVRVLLRKLLFGLCGSKKTFASLFDLLAYYCGPSGKLTSPYRWHRPERLKQMCRRALVRTHGAENIRDLAGLSCEVKDYVHAYPYSI; the protein is encoded by the exons ATGGTGCACAATGTGGTCGTCCAGTGGAGGTTTCCTCATAATAGGATGGTTAGAGATAAGCTGAACAGAACagtaagaaagaaaaagaatgcAAAACAACAGAATCCAGATCAAGCTCCCCTTGAGCCCGCGACACCTCAACGAGTCCAGAGTGCAGAACAGAAGCGGGATGCTGCAGAGGAGACGCTGCACTGTAGCCACCTGTACAGGCTCCACCTCTCGGATGACCAACTTGAAACCTGGTGTCGG AGTGGAGCGGAGGCCGTCAACTTGCCCACTCACATACGTCCGTTCACCAGCCCGGAAGAGTACCAACTGGTGAAACGCACTCACAAGCAGCTCCAGCACAGCTCCTTTTACTGGGGAGCCATGAACATGGAGGAGGCGCACAAAATCCTCAAGATGGCGTCACCGGGCACCTTTCTCATCAG GAACAGCGGGCAGCCGGACGTCTTCTTCACCCTGAGCTATCACAGCGATGACGGGCCAACGAGCGTCCGAGTGCTGCTCAGAAAGTTGCTCTTTGGTCTCTGCGGCAGCAAAAAGACTTTCGCCTCCCTCTTCGATCTGCTGGCTTACTACTGCGGCCCGTCGGGCAAACTGACCTCGCCGTATCGCTGGCATCGGCCCGAGCGCCTCAAGCAGATGTGCAGGAGGGCTCTGGTGCGCACGCACGGGGCAGAGAACATAAGAGACTTAGCGGGACTCAGTTGTGAGGTCAAAGACTATGTTCATGCCTATCCTTATTCTATATAG
- the LOC144021066 gene encoding ATP synthase F(0) complex subunit k, mitochondrial-like: MPTSPVKTRIPITSFGHLITEVKRQLFGIEAPASVELTGLRKYFNSYTLQGRRNWVLATYGILLVTATACYMHRQNKKEAPKDCTT; the protein is encoded by the exons ATGCCGACTTCTCCTGTTAAAACGCGCATCCCAATCACTAGTTTCGGCCACTTGATAACAGAGGTAAAG AGGCAGCTGTTTGGCATCGAGGCACCGGCGTCGGTGGAGCTGACCGGTTTGAGAAAGTACTTCAATAGCTACACGCTGCAGGGGCGCCGAAAT TGGGTCTTGGCTACTTACGGCATTTTACTGGTAACAGCAACGGCCTGTTACATgcacagacaaaacaaaaaagaagcgCCGAAGGATTGCactacctga